A section of the Candidatus Polarisedimenticolaceae bacterium genome encodes:
- a CDS encoding SDR family NAD(P)-dependent oxidoreductase — protein MSFDFTNRDVVVTGATGELGGAVARTLLDAGATLYLPVRSLAKARKQFVPFEDRARFVEVADLGNEGAVEAFYATVPHLWASIHTAGGFSWGRVDDISLAQFQSMLDMNAIPAFLCAREAIKKMRGRGGRIVNVSAQPGVEPRRGAGKSAYAASKAAVAALTLALAEEVADEKIWVNAVVPSIMDTPSNRKDMPDADHAKWPKVDEVAATIAFLASPENAVTRAALVPVYGRT, from the coding sequence ATGAGCTTCGATTTCACGAACCGCGACGTGGTGGTGACCGGAGCGACCGGCGAGCTCGGCGGCGCCGTCGCACGAACCCTCCTCGACGCAGGGGCGACGCTCTACCTGCCGGTCCGGAGTCTCGCGAAAGCCCGGAAGCAGTTCGTCCCGTTCGAGGATCGCGCGCGCTTCGTCGAGGTCGCCGACCTCGGAAACGAGGGGGCGGTCGAGGCGTTCTACGCGACGGTCCCTCACCTGTGGGCGTCGATCCACACTGCCGGCGGATTCTCATGGGGGCGGGTCGACGACATCTCGCTCGCGCAGTTCCAATCGATGCTCGACATGAACGCGATCCCCGCCTTCCTGTGCGCGCGTGAGGCGATCAAGAAGATGCGCGGGCGCGGCGGCAGGATCGTCAACGTGTCGGCACAGCCCGGTGTCGAGCCGCGCCGGGGCGCCGGCAAGTCGGCCTACGCGGCAAGCAAGGCGGCAGTCGCGGCGCTCACGCTGGCTCTGGCCGAAGAGGTCGCCGACGAGAAAATCTGGGTCAACGCCGTCGTCCCGTCGATCATGGACACGCCGTCGAACCGCAAGGACATGCCCGACGCCGACCACGCGAAGTGGCCGAAGGTCGACGAGGTCGCCGCGACGATCGCGTTCCTGGCGTCGCCGGAGAACGCCGTCACGCGCGCCGCCCTCGTCCCGGTCTACGGAAGAACCTGA
- a CDS encoding alpha/beta fold hydrolase, translated as MTGKIVRALAALYLVLLAASWIVRHAQPERPVPAGLATVDVPIVAGDRPQAGTLRIAYRDAGPRDRPAVILLHGSPGGSYDFDNVLPALAKEYRVIAPDLPGFGASERRIPDYSFRAHARYVLELMDALRIGEAHLVGFSMGGGVVLSMADIAPRRVRSITMLSAIGAQEYELLGDYRMNHALHGIQLALIWSLRELTPHFGALDHSLFGVSYARNFYDSDQRPLRGILSRFAAPMLIIHGKEDPLVPIQAAEEHARLVPQARIVMTPASHFMVFVRQDNRLPGVVLPFLESVERGDAPTRATADPERIAAAARPFDPRSLPKFKGIPRLIVLALISASTLVSEDLSSIGAGLLIAAGRLSFLAGTVASLLGILIGDILLFLIGRTLGRAVVARAPMRWFITPHQMERSSEWFRERGPMVILASRFLPGTRFTTYLASGVLRTPFWTFMLWFGVAAILWTPLLVGVTVLVGAPVLDVFDRFEAYALPAVVVVFVIVTIATRTIPKLFTWRGRRLLASGWRRLVRWEYWPPYVFYPPVVLYAAWLGVRLRGMTLFTAANPAIEAGGFIGESKAQILTGLARAGDTVAPWHLVRGGDAEGVRDLGLPLVLKPDAGQRGSGVVIAKSWDEVDAYLRTAPYDVIAQQYAPGVEFGVFYVRRPSEDRGRIFAITEKELPAVTGDGARTLEELILTDRRTLPMAPTYLDKQHEHLHDVVPSGERVQLVELGTHCRGAFFRDGMRHATPELEAAIDRVSRTFDGFCFGRYDVRSPSVEAFRRGELKVIELNGVTSEATSVYDAAKGPFDAYAILFRQWRLAYEIGAENRARGAPTTGLLQLVRMIGRYRAAAARHVDV; from the coding sequence GTGACCGGCAAGATCGTCCGCGCGCTCGCGGCACTCTATCTCGTCCTGCTCGCGGCGTCGTGGATCGTGCGCCACGCGCAGCCGGAGCGCCCGGTTCCCGCAGGCCTCGCCACCGTCGACGTTCCCATCGTCGCGGGGGATCGACCGCAAGCGGGCACGCTCCGCATCGCGTATCGGGATGCCGGTCCTCGAGACCGGCCCGCCGTCATCCTCCTTCACGGCAGCCCGGGCGGTTCCTACGATTTCGACAACGTGCTGCCCGCCCTCGCGAAGGAGTACCGGGTCATCGCCCCCGACCTTCCCGGGTTCGGCGCCAGCGAGCGCCGGATCCCCGATTACTCGTTCCGCGCCCACGCCCGCTACGTCCTCGAGCTGATGGACGCCCTCCGGATCGGCGAGGCGCACCTCGTCGGCTTCAGCATGGGGGGCGGCGTCGTCCTCTCGATGGCCGACATCGCGCCGCGGCGCGTCCGCTCGATCACGATGCTCTCGGCGATCGGCGCGCAGGAGTACGAGCTGCTGGGCGACTACCGGATGAACCACGCGCTCCACGGGATTCAGCTCGCTCTCATCTGGTCGCTGCGGGAGCTCACCCCGCATTTCGGCGCGCTCGACCACAGCCTGTTCGGCGTGAGCTACGCCCGCAATTTCTACGACTCCGACCAGCGTCCGCTGCGCGGCATCCTGTCGCGCTTCGCGGCGCCGATGCTCATCATCCACGGCAAGGAAGACCCGCTCGTGCCGATCCAGGCGGCCGAGGAGCACGCGCGCCTCGTCCCGCAAGCGCGGATCGTCATGACACCCGCCAGTCATTTCATGGTCTTCGTTCGCCAGGACAACCGCCTCCCCGGCGTCGTGCTGCCGTTCCTCGAGAGCGTCGAGCGCGGCGACGCGCCGACGCGCGCGACGGCGGATCCGGAGCGCATCGCCGCCGCGGCGAGGCCGTTCGATCCGAGATCGCTGCCGAAGTTCAAAGGCATCCCGCGCCTCATCGTCCTCGCCCTGATCTCGGCGTCCACTCTCGTCAGCGAGGATCTCTCGTCGATCGGCGCCGGCCTCCTCATCGCCGCCGGACGCCTCAGCTTCCTCGCCGGCACGGTCGCGAGCCTGCTCGGTATCCTGATCGGCGACATCCTGCTCTTCCTCATCGGGCGCACGCTCGGCCGCGCGGTCGTTGCCCGCGCTCCCATGCGCTGGTTCATCACACCTCATCAGATGGAGCGGAGCTCGGAGTGGTTTCGTGAGCGCGGTCCGATGGTCATCCTGGCGAGCCGATTCCTCCCCGGGACGCGCTTCACGACCTACCTCGCGTCCGGCGTCCTTCGCACGCCGTTCTGGACGTTCATGCTCTGGTTCGGGGTCGCGGCGATCCTCTGGACGCCCCTCCTCGTCGGCGTGACGGTCCTCGTCGGCGCGCCGGTTCTCGACGTCTTCGATCGCTTCGAGGCCTACGCGTTGCCCGCCGTCGTCGTCGTGTTCGTGATCGTCACGATCGCGACGCGGACGATCCCCAAGCTCTTCACCTGGCGCGGCCGCCGGCTCCTCGCGTCGGGCTGGCGCCGGCTGGTGCGCTGGGAGTACTGGCCACCGTACGTCTTCTATCCACCGGTCGTGCTCTACGCGGCGTGGCTCGGCGTCCGACTTCGCGGGATGACGCTCTTCACCGCCGCGAACCCCGCGATCGAGGCCGGCGGTTTCATCGGCGAGTCGAAGGCGCAGATCCTGACCGGCCTCGCCCGCGCCGGCGACACAGTGGCGCCGTGGCACCTCGTGCGCGGCGGCGACGCCGAGGGCGTGCGTGACCTGGGGCTCCCGCTGGTCCTCAAGCCCGACGCAGGCCAGCGCGGCTCCGGTGTCGTCATCGCGAAGAGCTGGGACGAGGTCGATGCGTACCTCCGCACGGCGCCGTACGACGTCATCGCGCAGCAGTACGCCCCCGGCGTCGAGTTCGGCGTCTTCTATGTGCGGCGCCCGTCGGAAGACCGCGGGCGTATCTTCGCGATCACCGAGAAGGAGCTCCCCGCCGTGACCGGCGACGGAGCGCGGACCCTGGAGGAGCTGATCCTCACCGACCGCCGTACCCTCCCGATGGCGCCAACCTACCTGGACAAGCAGCACGAGCATCTGCACGACGTCGTCCCGAGCGGAGAACGGGTGCAGCTCGTCGAGCTCGGGACGCACTGCCGCGGCGCCTTCTTCCGGGACGGGATGCGTCACGCCACGCCGGAGCTCGAAGCCGCGATCGACCGCGTCAGCCGCACGTTCGACGGCTTCTGCTTCGGCCGCTACGACGTGCGCTCGCCCTCCGTCGAGGCGTTTCGCCGCGGCGAGCTCAAGGTCATCGAGCTGAACGGCGTGACGTCCGAGGCCACGTCGGTGTACGACGCGGCGAAGGGCCCGTTCGATGCCTACGCGATCCTCTTCCGGCAGTGGCGGCTGGCGTACGAGATCGGCGCGGAAAACCGGGCGCGCGGGGCGCCGACGACGGGACTCCTTCAGCTCGTGCGCATGATCGGCCGCTATCGCGCGGCCGCCGCGCGCCACGTCGACGTCTAG
- a CDS encoding sigma 54-interacting transcriptional regulator encodes MGVPGYRVVEELSRTLRRAVRIADGAPVLLTSSRHGESRRELALLASLAIPGIPKAYDVVRDGEASWLVLEDRGGEPLSALLGGGPLDVATVLHFGLELGAILGGLHRRGYVHHHVRPACILVKRGSRELSLLDFAHATSGAASTPALRPETLAYVSPEQTGRTSRIIDERTDLYSLGLTLYEALTGIPAFRSTDALELIHAQIARTPDAPRHVRPEVPEPLSAIVMKLLEKSADDRYQSAAGLHADLDTCARAWSSLREIPAFPLGRHDVTDRFLVPQKLYGRERDVLALRRAFEAVCQGPPAMVLVSGWAGIGKTSLIQELYRPIVRQRGAFISGKFDQSARNIPFGALVQAFRGLVLQLLTESEERLAERRQRLEAALGESAAVLIDVIPEIELIVGKKPAAPPLAAVEAQNRFRMAFQNFVGALAGPEHPLVVFLDDLQWADAASLDLLQPLLTSADVRALLVIGAYRDNEVDAGHPLTRAIAGLSASAVPIDRIVLSPLTLPDLHRLVADCLKRDDPEVEELARLVARKTEGNPFFVIQFLKSLGQDGLLRFDAEEARWVFRVDDIARAPMTQNVIDLMDRKIQRLSSPAQETLTLAACIGNRFDLGTLATVSRETPEAVASCLQEALDEGLVLRDPDADTYAFLHDHVQHAAYARLPDGERAGLHLTLGRLLRASWGRAAEDERIFDVVGHLNVGRSLIVDEGERFDLARLNRIAGDRAKSSTAYQAALEHFRTSRQLLGEDQWATDGPFTFAVHLGAAECEYLCGHFDEAERRFEHLLARARTMVDKARVYELRVVQHENMSRYAEAARIGFAGCALFGMEFPEDPDAVAAMLEGEMAAIERLLDGRPIASLVDLSVLDDAETRMLLKLLTTTWAPAYILGNARGASLISARIVRLSIERGNSEDSAYGYVTHAITVGPHRGDYRSAYDWGALALAVNDRFADQSRRSKIHQQFNAHVTLWRRPLHTCIPHAREACRSGLEYGDFAYAGYGAFTESWPAFLTSGDLGAFVRDYVPTLAVLAKVRMHGLVDAHTVMLQWARALLGETDGPCSLSGPGFDEAAYVARHRENRFFMTVLRIAQLHLAVVHGDVPAALAAAREARALGPWGRGTIWPVLLEYWGGLAIASGYDGSRPLDAGDARALEAARETLEALAASCPENFLCFHLTLDAEARRIAGDRAGATTLYESALQAARRYDAVQHEALAHDLASRAFAAAGLPTAAHAHREEARRAYRAWGAVSKAGSAAAVAEVQGVTIDVASVVKAAHALSGEIVLEELLRKLMSIAIENAGAERGVFLEEKDGRLVVEAEGRVGGEAVRVLESRPLEEADVCRAVVQFVRKTGEGVVVADVGKDERFGGDPYVVARSPKSVLSVPVVRQGRLGGILYLENNLTAGAFTAERIRILDLLSAQAAISLENARLYRDRTQEVERRKRAEDDLRAALGEVETLKNRLEAENVYLQEEIRKEHNFEEMVGSSPQLLSVLRTVERIAPTDSTVLIYGETGTGKELIARAIHDRSARKGRPLVKVNCGAIAAGLVESELFGHVRGAFTGAIENRVGRFELARGGTIFLDEVGELPPETQTKLLRVLQEHEFEPVGGSRTVRVDVRVLAATNRDLEEAMRGGRFRPDLYYRLNVVPLTAPPLRERKGDIPQLVAFFLERFSRRFGKAVNGVSQETMERLIRYRWPGNIRELQNVIERAVVLMPGSVLTLDHELNPAPGFQLDRPMEPLPQAPTGGEAPALEDVQRRHIIEVLERTRGVIEGEAGAAKILKLHPNTLRSKMKKLGIRRATHDIS; translated from the coding sequence GTGGGCGTTCCGGGGTATCGAGTCGTCGAAGAGCTTTCGCGCACGCTGCGGCGCGCCGTGCGGATCGCGGACGGAGCCCCGGTCCTGCTCACCTCGTCGCGGCACGGAGAGTCCCGGCGCGAGCTGGCGCTCCTCGCCTCGCTCGCGATCCCCGGGATTCCCAAGGCCTACGACGTCGTGCGCGACGGGGAGGCGTCGTGGCTCGTCCTCGAGGACCGTGGCGGCGAGCCGCTCTCGGCTCTCCTCGGGGGCGGTCCGCTCGACGTCGCGACCGTCCTCCATTTCGGGCTCGAGCTCGGCGCGATCCTCGGCGGGCTCCATCGGCGTGGGTACGTGCACCATCACGTGCGACCGGCGTGCATCCTGGTCAAGCGCGGCAGCCGGGAGCTCTCGCTCCTCGATTTTGCGCACGCGACGTCGGGCGCGGCGTCGACCCCGGCGCTGCGGCCCGAGACCCTCGCCTACGTCTCGCCCGAGCAGACCGGAAGGACGAGTCGCATCATCGACGAGCGGACCGATCTGTACTCGCTCGGGCTCACGCTCTACGAGGCGCTGACCGGCATCCCTGCGTTCCGATCGACGGACGCCCTCGAGCTCATCCACGCGCAGATCGCAAGGACGCCGGACGCACCCCGGCACGTCCGTCCCGAGGTCCCGGAGCCGCTGTCGGCGATCGTCATGAAGCTCCTCGAGAAGTCCGCGGACGACCGCTACCAGAGCGCCGCGGGCCTGCACGCCGATCTCGACACGTGTGCCCGCGCGTGGAGCTCGCTCCGCGAGATCCCGGCGTTCCCGCTCGGACGGCACGACGTCACCGACCGCTTCCTCGTCCCGCAGAAGCTGTACGGCCGCGAGCGTGACGTGCTCGCGCTCCGCCGCGCGTTCGAGGCGGTCTGCCAGGGCCCGCCCGCGATGGTGCTCGTCTCGGGCTGGGCCGGCATCGGCAAGACGTCGCTCATTCAAGAGCTCTACCGTCCGATCGTGCGCCAGCGCGGCGCTTTCATTTCGGGCAAGTTCGATCAGAGCGCCAGGAACATCCCGTTCGGCGCCCTCGTCCAGGCGTTCCGCGGGCTCGTCCTGCAGCTGCTGACCGAGAGCGAGGAGCGCCTGGCGGAGCGGCGCCAGAGGCTCGAGGCCGCCCTGGGGGAGAGCGCCGCGGTCCTCATCGACGTGATCCCCGAGATCGAGCTGATCGTCGGCAAGAAGCCGGCAGCGCCGCCGCTCGCCGCCGTCGAGGCCCAGAACCGGTTCCGGATGGCGTTCCAGAACTTCGTCGGCGCGCTCGCCGGTCCCGAGCATCCGCTCGTCGTGTTCCTCGACGATCTCCAGTGGGCCGACGCCGCGAGCCTCGATCTCCTCCAGCCCCTCCTCACGAGCGCCGACGTCCGGGCGCTGCTCGTCATCGGCGCGTACCGGGACAACGAGGTCGATGCCGGCCATCCGCTGACGCGCGCCATCGCCGGCCTCTCCGCCTCCGCCGTCCCGATCGACCGCATCGTGCTGTCGCCCCTCACACTCCCCGACCTTCACCGGCTCGTCGCCGACTGCCTCAAACGGGACGATCCCGAGGTCGAGGAGCTGGCGCGACTCGTCGCGCGAAAGACCGAGGGAAACCCGTTCTTCGTGATCCAGTTCCTGAAGTCGCTCGGCCAGGACGGTCTCCTCCGCTTCGACGCCGAGGAGGCGCGCTGGGTCTTCCGCGTCGACGACATCGCGCGCGCGCCGATGACGCAGAACGTGATCGACCTGATGGATCGCAAGATCCAGCGCCTCTCGTCCCCCGCGCAGGAGACCCTCACGCTCGCCGCCTGCATCGGCAACCGCTTCGATCTGGGGACGCTGGCGACGGTGAGCCGCGAGACCCCCGAAGCGGTGGCGTCCTGCCTGCAAGAGGCGCTCGACGAAGGGCTCGTGCTCCGCGATCCCGACGCCGACACCTACGCCTTCCTGCACGACCACGTCCAGCACGCGGCGTACGCGAGGCTGCCGGACGGCGAGCGGGCGGGGCTGCACCTCACCCTCGGGAGGCTCCTGCGTGCGTCGTGGGGTCGCGCGGCGGAGGACGAGCGCATCTTCGACGTGGTCGGCCACCTGAACGTCGGCCGCAGCCTCATCGTCGACGAGGGCGAGCGCTTCGACCTGGCGCGACTGAACCGGATCGCGGGTGACCGCGCGAAGTCGTCGACGGCGTACCAGGCGGCCCTCGAGCACTTCCGGACCAGCCGCCAGCTGCTCGGAGAGGATCAATGGGCGACGGACGGTCCATTCACCTTTGCCGTGCATCTCGGGGCCGCCGAGTGCGAGTACCTCTGCGGTCACTTCGACGAGGCCGAGCGCCGCTTCGAGCACCTGCTCGCGCGTGCCCGGACGATGGTCGACAAGGCCCGCGTGTACGAGCTGCGTGTCGTCCAGCACGAGAACATGTCGCGCTACGCCGAGGCGGCCCGGATCGGCTTCGCCGGCTGCGCCCTCTTCGGGATGGAGTTCCCCGAGGATCCCGACGCCGTGGCGGCGATGCTCGAAGGGGAAATGGCGGCGATCGAGCGCTTGCTCGACGGCCGGCCGATCGCGTCGCTCGTCGACCTTTCGGTACTGGACGATGCCGAGACGCGGATGCTGCTCAAGCTCCTCACGACGACGTGGGCCCCGGCGTACATCCTGGGCAACGCGCGGGGCGCGTCGTTGATCTCCGCGCGGATCGTGCGTCTCTCGATCGAGCGCGGGAATTCGGAGGATTCGGCATACGGCTACGTGACGCACGCGATCACGGTGGGTCCGCACCGGGGCGATTACCGCTCGGCCTACGACTGGGGGGCGCTCGCGCTCGCGGTCAACGACCGGTTCGCCGACCAATCGCGCCGCTCCAAGATCCACCAGCAGTTCAACGCGCACGTCACGCTCTGGCGGAGGCCGCTTCACACCTGCATCCCGCACGCGCGCGAAGCCTGCCGGAGCGGCCTCGAGTACGGCGATTTCGCCTATGCGGGGTACGGCGCCTTCACCGAGAGCTGGCCGGCGTTCCTGACGAGCGGGGACCTCGGCGCCTTCGTGCGCGACTACGTCCCGACGCTCGCCGTCCTGGCGAAGGTGAGGATGCACGGGCTCGTCGACGCGCACACGGTGATGCTCCAGTGGGCCCGGGCGCTCCTCGGCGAAACGGACGGCCCGTGTTCGCTCTCGGGACCGGGATTCGACGAGGCGGCGTACGTCGCGAGGCATCGCGAGAACCGGTTCTTCATGACCGTGCTGCGGATCGCCCAGCTCCACCTCGCGGTCGTGCACGGCGACGTTCCCGCCGCCCTCGCGGCGGCCCGCGAGGCCCGAGCGCTCGGGCCGTGGGGCCGGGGCACGATCTGGCCGGTCCTCCTCGAGTACTGGGGCGGCCTCGCGATCGCATCGGGTTACGACGGATCGCGGCCGCTCGACGCCGGTGACGCGCGCGCACTCGAGGCCGCGCGGGAGACGCTCGAGGCGCTCGCCGCGAGCTGTCCCGAGAACTTCCTCTGCTTCCACCTCACGCTCGACGCCGAGGCGAGGCGGATCGCCGGCGATCGCGCCGGCGCCACCACTCTCTACGAGAGCGCGCTCCAGGCCGCCCGCCGGTACGACGCGGTCCAGCACGAAGCGCTCGCCCATGATCTCGCGTCGAGGGCGTTCGCCGCGGCGGGCCTTCCGACCGCCGCGCACGCCCACCGGGAAGAAGCGCGCCGCGCCTACCGCGCGTGGGGCGCGGTCTCGAAAGCGGGCTCCGCCGCTGCGGTCGCCGAGGTGCAGGGGGTGACGATCGACGTCGCCTCGGTCGTCAAGGCGGCCCACGCCCTCTCGGGGGAGATCGTCCTCGAGGAGCTGCTCCGCAAGCTCATGTCGATCGCGATCGAGAACGCGGGGGCCGAGCGAGGGGTGTTTCTCGAGGAGAAGGACGGGCGGCTCGTCGTCGAGGCGGAAGGACGCGTCGGCGGCGAGGCGGTTCGTGTGCTCGAGTCGCGGCCCCTCGAAGAAGCCGATGTCTGCCGTGCGGTCGTGCAGTTCGTGCGGAAGACCGGCGAAGGTGTCGTCGTCGCCGACGTCGGGAAGGACGAGCGGTTTGGCGGCGATCCCTACGTCGTCGCGAGGAGCCCGAAGTCGGTGCTCTCGGTTCCAGTCGTCCGGCAGGGGAGGCTGGGCGGCATCCTCTATCTCGAGAACAACTTGACGGCCGGCGCGTTCACCGCGGAGCGGATCCGCATCCTCGACCTCCTCTCCGCGCAGGCGGCGATCTCGCTCGAGAACGCGCGCCTCTACCGCGACCGCACGCAGGAGGTCGAGCGCCGCAAGCGCGCGGAGGACGACCTGCGCGCCGCTCTGGGAGAGGTCGAGACGCTCAAGAACAGGCTCGAGGCCGAGAACGTCTACCTGCAGGAGGAGATCCGCAAGGAGCACAACTTCGAGGAGATGGTCGGGAGCTCGCCCCAGCTCCTGAGCGTCCTCCGGACGGTCGAGCGGATCGCGCCCACCGACTCGACCGTCCTGATCTACGGCGAGACGGGGACCGGCAAGGAGCTCATCGCGCGCGCCATCCACGACCGGAGCGCGCGCAAGGGCCGGCCGCTCGTGAAGGTCAACTGCGGCGCGATCGCCGCCGGGCTGGTCGAGAGCGAGCTCTTCGGCCACGTGCGAGGTGCCTTCACGGGGGCGATCGAGAATCGCGTCGGGCGCTTCGAGCTGGCGCGCGGCGGCACGATCTTCCTCGACGAGGTCGGCGAGCTCCCGCCCGAGACGCAGACCAAGCTCCTGCGCGTCCTGCAGGAGCACGAGTTCGAGCCGGTCGGCGGGAGCCGCACGGTGCGCGTCGACGTGCGCGTCCTGGCGGCGACGAATCGCGATCTCGAGGAGGCGATGCGCGGGGGCCGCTTCCGTCCCGACCTCTATTACCGGTTGAACGTCGTGCCGCTGACGGCCCCGCCGCTCCGCGAGCGGAAGGGGGACATCCCGCAGCTCGTCGCCTTCTTCCTCGAGCGGTTCTCGCGCCGGTTCGGCAAGGCGGTGAACGGCGTCTCGCAGGAGACGATGGAGCGCCTGATCCGCTACCGCTGGCCCGGGAACATCCGCGAGCTCCAGAACGTGATCGAGCGCGCCGTCGTCCTCATGCCGGGGAGCGTGCTCACCCTCGATCACGAATTGAACCCGGCGCCCGGATTCCAGCTCGATCGACCGATGGAACCGCTTCCGCAAGCACCGACGGGGGGCGAGGCGCCCGCGCTCGAGGACGTCCAGCGGCGCCACATCATCGAGGTCCTCGAGCGGACCCGTGGCGTCATCGAAGGCGAAGCCGGGGCGGCGAAGATCCTGAAGCTCCACCCCAACACGCTTCGCAGCAAGATGAAGAAGCTCGGCATCCGCCGCGCAACCCACGATATTTCGTAG